In Oncorhynchus clarkii lewisi isolate Uvic-CL-2024 chromosome 16, UVic_Ocla_1.0, whole genome shotgun sequence, one genomic interval encodes:
- the LOC139367365 gene encoding circumsporozoite protein-like, whose translation MTTFICRATQPVVEKSSSQPVGEQRSPQPVGEKSSSQPVGEQRSPQPVGEQSSPQPVGEQSSPQPVGEQSSPQPVGEHSSPQPVGEQSSPQPVGEQSSPQPVGEQSSPQPVGEQSSPQPVGEQSSSQPVGEQSSSQPVGEQSSSQPVGEQSSSQPIGEQSSSQPVGEQGSPQPVGEQSSPQPVGEQSSPQPVGEQSSPQPVGEQSSPQPVGEQSSPHPVGEQSSPQPVGHICQSQGPRATSGPQEGFLRPLG comes from the coding sequence ATGACAACTTTTATCTGCAGAGCTACTCAACCAGTAGTGGAAAAGAGCAGCTCTCAGCCTGTAGGGGAACAGAGGAGTCCTCAGCCTGTAGGGGAAAAGAGCAGCTCTCAGCCTGTAGGGGAACAGAGGAGTCCTCAGCCTGTAGGGGAACAGAGCAGCCCTCAGCCTGTAGGGGAACAGAGCAGCCCTCAGCCTGTAGGGGAACAGAGCAGCCCTCAGCCTGTAGGGGAACATAGCAGCCCTCAGCCTGTAGGGGAACAGAGCAGCCCTCAGCCTGTAGGGGAACAGAGCAGCCCTCAGCCTGTAGGGGAACAGAGCAGCCCTCAGCCTGTAGGGGAACAGAGCAGCCCTCAGCCTGTAGGGGAACAGAGCAGCTCTCAGCCTGTAGGGGAACAGAGCAGCTCTCAGCCTGTAGGGGAACAGAGCAGCTCTCAGCCTGTAGGGGAACAGAGCAGCTCTCAGCCTATAGGGGAACAGAGCAGCTCTCAGCCTGTAGGGGAACAGGGCAGCCCTCAGCCTGTAGGGGAACAGAGCAGCCCTCAGCCTGTAGGGGAACAGAGCAGCCCTCAGCCTGTAGGGGAACAGAGCAGCCCTCAGCCTGTAGGGGAACAGAGCAGCCCTCAGCCTGTAGGGGAACAGAGCAGCCCTCATCCTGTAGGGGAACAGAGCAGCCCTCAGCCTGtagggcacatatgtcagagtcaaggcccgcgggccacatccggcccgcaagaaggttttttacggcccctgggatga